Within the Sulfuriferula thiophila genome, the region GACAAATAGTAAGCAGTTAATATGCCAAACAGATAACAGTTTGATGAAATTTTAAAACAAGGCGTCCAAGCACCTCCCAATCCCAGTTTGAAACCCCACTTAAGATGGCTAGCTTTCACCTACACAACCAGGGCATCAACTTGCAAACAGCGTGCGAAACGCAGCCATCAGCCTTATCGACAGTACCCGCCGCATCTCGATAGCCATTGGCTTGCGTTCGATTGGCAGTGCGCTGTCTCACCTTGCTCAGCCACATCCCACTCCTACATCAATTCCGAACAATTGCCGCTACACGCAACTGCATGCATACGCTCATCAACAAAACCCACCCGGCGACGCAATGGGTTGACCAGCAAAGCATTTCATTCAGCGATATATTGCGTAAACCGCACCAACATGAACCACGCATGCATCATTTTGGCTTAATACGTTAGCCGCCACATTGCTCGCGACAAAAAATAGGATGGCACGCTAAGTGACCACCCTATATATTGAACACACCTCATCACAACCCATCAACGCTTAACTTATTTGCAGACTTTCCGCTCTTGCGACGCAGACGCATCCCAACCAGGCCCAAGCCCACAGCCATCATTGCCCAGGTATCCGCTTCTGGTACCGGAGGGCACGATTCCGACTCTCCCACCTCGATCTTATGTAAGCCATGAACTTCCGTTGCATTTGCATTGCCGATAATACTGAATGCCATAACAGCACCCACACTTAGCAACTTCACAGATTTAATAACTTTCATTTCGTAACTCCTTGAAAAAATCACAGGAAAAAATGAACCACAAATGTGCAGGACAAAAACACTAATTAGCCCCTGTTAAAACCCATGCATGTAGCGTGCCAAGAACCAATAAACAGCTATTTTTCTGAATTAATAAGCCTGACTGTCCTTAAAAACCAGCTTGATAGTCTTCAGCATAATGACGATATCCAGCCAGATTGACCAGTGTTTCAGATAGGTAATATCATGCAAAACACGGCCTTCCATTTTATCGATCGTGTCCGTCTCCCCCCGATAGCCATTGACTTGCGCCCAACCGGTGATACCCGGCTTGACCTTATGCCGCCACATGTAGCCACGTATCAATTTGCGGTAATGTTCATTGTGCGCAACAGCATGCGGACGTGGCCCGACAATACTCATCGAACCCTGCAACACATTGATCAACTGAGGCAGTTCATCCAGGGATGTTTTGCGTAAAATTGCACCAAGTCGAGTCACGCGTGCATCATTTTTGGTCGCCTGGGTTACTTTGTCACCATCTTCACACACCGACATCGAACGGAATTTATACACCCAGATCTCATCGCCATCCATGCCATAACGACGTTGCTTGAAGAAAACCGGGCCTTTTGAACTCAACTTCACCAACCCGGCAATAACAACCAATATAGGTGCAATCAGCAACAAAATCAGGCCGGACACCACTAGATCAAAAACACGTTTATGTACCGCATTAATACCCACCAGTGGCGATTCGAACACCGAAATAACCGGCACGCCATTCACACTGTCCAGCCGCGCCTGAACCAGATCAAAGATGAACACATCCGGCACAAAATAAATCGAAGCTGTCGTATCGCGCAACGAATTCACCAGATCAATCACCCGCGGCTGATTCAGAATAGGCAGGGTAATGTAGACCAGATCAATATCGAACTTGGTCACATAATCCGCCACATCCTCCAACCCACCCGCCACGATAGACAGCAGCTTGGCGTCACAACGATCATCCAGCCTGTCATCGAAAAACGCATCTACCCGCACCATCAGACTACGCTGCTGATGAATACGATCAGCCAGTTTATGCCCGAGCTCATTCGCGCCGACAATAACGGCACGCCGAATTTGGCCACCTTTGCGCAAAGATTCCAGATAAGCGCGCACGGCGGATTGACTAATAAACAGCAAAACCGGCGTCATCAATACCCAGATCGCCAACACCTGCTGGTTAAACTCGCCATACAAACCCGTAGCTCTCGCCAGCAACGCCAACACCACAACCACGATAGACCAGGCAATCAGCAAATTAATGCCATGGCGACTAATCCCGGTCAACTGCGGATTACGGATTTCAAAAAAATCGAATCCATCAAATACCTGAGAACCGATCAAAAATGCGAGCACACCCAGTAGCAGATACAGCCCATTAAAGGGTGGGGATGCTAATTCAACCGAAATTATCAATGATAAAAAAATCACCAGAGGGTTAACCAGCCGCTTTGCCACACTCAGGACTGGATGCTCATAACCACCAAACATAATGAATCCTCTTAAATATTGTTATAGTTCTGACAACCAAATACTGGCTGATTTAGAATGAGCTAGTAATCGTAGCTTAAGCAAAAATCATGACAATCTGACTAAAACAGAAAAAAAACCACCGCTTCATATTAATATTACGAAACATTTCAATCCGAAAACGAACTTTCAAAGTGGCTATAACCCGATAAAATCGGAATATACAACACCCGCCATAAATTTGTAAGATAAAACATGTATTATAACTACGGAATACCTATTACATACCTTATCATATAAAACATGACCAAGCAGGTGTTACTGGCACGGTATTAGCTTAATAACAATCAAAACGCACGAAGGAAAGCACAGCATGCATCAAACGCTCTACCCGGTAATATTGTCAGGCGGATCCGGCACACGGTTGTGGCCGTTGTCGCGCGCAGCCTTGCCCAAGCAACTGTTACCGCTACTATCCGAGCAGACGCTATTTCAGGAAACCGTAAAACGCATCGCTGACCTACCGAATACCGCCGCACCTTTGATCGTGTGCAATCAGGAACACCGCTTCATGATCGCCGAGCAATTGCGCTCGATAAACATCACACCCAATGCCATCCTGCTCGAACCGGTAGGCCGCAATACCGCACCCGCTATCGCGATTGCCGCCTTAACGATACAGCGCCAGGACCCAAATGGCTTAATGCTGGTACTGCCCGCCGATCACCTGATACGCGACGAACCGGCATTCCATATCGCCGTAGCCCATGCCGCACAGATTGCAGCGCAAGGCTATCTGGCCACCTTCGGCATTGTGGCATCCTCACCGGAAACCGGATTCGGCTACATCCGCCAGGGCGCGGCCATAGCTGGCCACCCGCATACATTCCAGGTGCGTGAATTTGTCGAGAAACCGGACCTCGCCACCGCCGAACAGTACGTTGCCAGTGGCGAATACTACTGGAATAGCGGCATGTTCCTGTTCCAGGCCCAGGACCTCATTGATGAACTGCGCCGCCTGCGCCCGGACATACTCAGCGCATGCGAAGCCGCACTGGATCAAGCCAAAAACGACCTCGATTTCGTCCGCCTCGACCCCACCGCCTTTGCCGCCTGCCCGTCCGAATCCATAGACTATGCGGTCATGGAACACACGCAAAAATCCGCCGTCGTGCCCGCAGACATCAACTGGAGCGATATCGGCGCATGGAATTCGATCTGGGAAGTCAGCACCAAGGATGCCCATCACAACGTAACCCGCGGCGACGTCATGATTGAAGATGCCAGCCACAACCTGATTCGCGCCGAATCCCGGCTGGTAGTGGCATTAGGGGTAGAAAACCTGATGATCATCGAAACCGCCGATGCAATCCTGGTCGCACCTAAAGACCGCGCGCAAGACGTCAAACTCATCGTCGACAAACTCAAAGCGCAATCACGCAGCGAGCATTTGTATCACGACCGCGTCTACCGCCCATGGGGCTGGTATGAAGGCATTGATAGCGGCGACCGCTTCCAGGTCAAGCGCATCATGGTCAACCCCGGCGCTAAACTGTCGCTACAGATGCACCATCATCGTGCAGAGCACTGGGTAGTCGTCTCAGGAACGGCCATGGTGGTGCGCGGTGAAGAAGAAATCATGCTGTGCGAAAACCAGTCGACCTACATACCGCTCGGCAGCAAACATCGCCTGGAGAATCCGGGCAAAGTGCCCCTGCACCTGATCGAAGTGCAATCCGGCACCTATCTCGGCGAAGACGACATTGTGCGCTATGAAGACATCTACCGGCGGAATGCCTGATGATGAAAAAAGCCCCACTATTCGCCTTGTGCGTCAGCAGCTTCAGCTCACTGGCACACGCCAATATAAGCGACACATTCAGCCCTTATGTGTCTGCAGCCTACAACTACAACAGCAACCTGTTTCTGTTGCAGAACGAGCAAGCCGCGCTGGCTACATTAGGCACCACCACCATGTCCGAATCCTACAAGGCGTACGCCGCTGGTGTCGGTATGAACTGGAAAACCGGCCGCCAAGTCATCAGCGGTCATGCCGAGGCCAGCCAGATTAATTTCGACACATACAAAACCATGGACTACACCGGCCATGACTTGGCATTGAAATGGGACTGGCTGATAGGCGACACCCTGCTCGGCGATGTCGGTGCATCTGAAACCCTCACCCTCGCCCCATTTCTCTACACCAAAAAACCGCTGGCCAACCTGCTCAACACACGCAAGGCA harbors:
- a CDS encoding PEP-CTERM sorting domain-containing protein, which translates into the protein MKVIKSVKLLSVGAVMAFSIIGNANATEVHGLHKIEVGESESCPPVPEADTWAMMAVGLGLVGMRLRRKSGKSANKLSVDGL
- a CDS encoding undecaprenyl-phosphate glucose phosphotransferase; amino-acid sequence: MFGGYEHPVLSVAKRLVNPLVIFLSLIISVELASPPFNGLYLLLGVLAFLIGSQVFDGFDFFEIRNPQLTGISRHGINLLIAWSIVVVVLALLARATGLYGEFNQQVLAIWVLMTPVLLFISQSAVRAYLESLRKGGQIRRAVIVGANELGHKLADRIHQQRSLMVRVDAFFDDRLDDRCDAKLLSIVAGGLEDVADYVTKFDIDLVYITLPILNQPRVIDLVNSLRDTTASIYFVPDVFIFDLVQARLDSVNGVPVISVFESPLVGINAVHKRVFDLVVSGLILLLIAPILVVIAGLVKLSSKGPVFFKQRRYGMDGDEIWVYKFRSMSVCEDGDKVTQATKNDARVTRLGAILRKTSLDELPQLINVLQGSMSIVGPRPHAVAHNEHYRKLIRGYMWRHKVKPGITGWAQVNGYRGETDTIDKMEGRVLHDITYLKHWSIWLDIVIMLKTIKLVFKDSQAY
- a CDS encoding mannose-1-phosphate guanylyltransferase/mannose-6-phosphate isomerase, translating into MHQTLYPVILSGGSGTRLWPLSRAALPKQLLPLLSEQTLFQETVKRIADLPNTAAPLIVCNQEHRFMIAEQLRSINITPNAILLEPVGRNTAPAIAIAALTIQRQDPNGLMLVLPADHLIRDEPAFHIAVAHAAQIAAQGYLATFGIVASSPETGFGYIRQGAAIAGHPHTFQVREFVEKPDLATAEQYVASGEYYWNSGMFLFQAQDLIDELRRLRPDILSACEAALDQAKNDLDFVRLDPTAFAACPSESIDYAVMEHTQKSAVVPADINWSDIGAWNSIWEVSTKDAHHNVTRGDVMIEDASHNLIRAESRLVVALGVENLMIIETADAILVAPKDRAQDVKLIVDKLKAQSRSEHLYHDRVYRPWGWYEGIDSGDRFQVKRIMVNPGAKLSLQMHHHRAEHWVVVSGTAMVVRGEEEIMLCENQSTYIPLGSKHRLENPGKVPLHLIEVQSGTYLGEDDIVRYEDIYRRNA